The Anolis sagrei isolate rAnoSag1 chromosome 10, rAnoSag1.mat, whole genome shotgun sequence genome has a window encoding:
- the COX7B gene encoding cytochrome c oxidase subunit 7B, mitochondrial → MFPLARSALGLAARNIQRTAVRQAHHKHEPDFHDKYGNLVLIGGAAFCVSIWSYVVTQTGIEWNLSPVGRITPKPWREE, encoded by the exons atgtTTCCCTTGGCGAGAAGCGCGCTAGGCCTGGCGG CTCGTAACATCCAGCGTACAGCAGTGCGGCAAGCTCACCATAAGCATGAGCCTGATTTTCATGACAAATACGGCAACCTGGTTCTAATTGGAGGAGCAGCCTTCTGCGTCTCGATTTGGAGCTAC GTTGTAACGCAAACCGGGATCGAGTGGAATCTGTCTCCTGTGGGCCGGATCACGCCCAAACCATGGCGAGAGGAGTAA